From Mauremys mutica isolate MM-2020 ecotype Southern chromosome 15, ASM2049712v1, whole genome shotgun sequence, one genomic window encodes:
- the LOC123350448 gene encoding interleukin-11-like: protein MDTLPVLSMSAVELANIQVPGGLARLSADLQNYQKHLEWLRRAGPVLRPLEPDLGALHARLERLVKRLEHLMSKLNLPRPSDPLPTLPSHGTHWAVVQAGHALFHSLHLYLDWAARALVLIRNKL from the exons ATGGACACGCTGCCCGTGCTGTCCATGAGCGCCGTGGAGCTGGCCAACATCCAG GTGCCCGGAGGCCTGGCACGGCTCAGCGCGGACCTGCAGAACTACCAGAAGCACCTGGAGTGGCTGCGCCGGGCGGGGCCtgtgctgcggcccctggagcCGGACTTGGGAGCCCTGCACGCCCGGCTGGAGCGGCTGGTCAAACGCCTGGAACACCTG atGTCCAAACTGAACCTGCCCCGGCCCAGCGACCCGCTGCCCACGCTGCCCTCGCACGGCACCCACTGGGCGGTGGTGCAGGCCGGCCACGCCCTCTTCCACAGCCTGCACCTCTACCTGGACTGGGCCGCCCGCGCCCTGGTTCTGATCCGCAACAAGCTGTGA